Proteins from a single region of Nomia melanderi isolate GNS246 chromosome 9, iyNomMela1, whole genome shotgun sequence:
- the Xport-A gene encoding exit protein of rhodopsin and TRP A: protein MQNTWQNVDEICIKTMKKRNNESKTAKGRQNENTAATDKNSDRKDAKEGTVLHDEINNQGFSDWLRSSDGIEMMRLFVIANSILVFVTMGWPKMQEAFTLLKEYLYDEN, encoded by the coding sequence ATGAAATCTGCATAAAAACGATGAAGAAACGGAATAATGAGAGCAAGACAGCGAAAGGGCGACAAAACGAGAACACAGCTGCAACTGACAAAAACAGCGATAGAAAGGACGCTAAAGAAGGAACAGTTCTGCACGACGAGATAAACAATCAAGGATTTAGTGATTGGTTACGATCTAGCGATGGCATTGAAATGATGCGGCTCTTCGTCATCGCCAATTCGATTTTGGTGTTTGTGACAATGGGATGGCCTAAAATGCAAGAGGCCTTTACTCTTCTCAAAGAATATCTATACGACGAAAATTGA
- the LOC116427765 gene encoding uncharacterized protein LOC116427765, which produces MLGMLFRGVFLVGILTWYSTSVWKMIDGYFRDQFRSYLEEEYRKNPRMKSDVQGASVDKIGPVDAAMPEATVAPPREIPEVCEPSALSVEAVENRTAVTNSEDVTGGTSENDAARGSTDKNAFLETTAESELESRKPPGQDQESRTSINHDNYETEHKDSAEDALSISLANKELRKKSTSGTRSTTPRDISQEPETPKKRRVKTITLTERDFTSVQDNANDDFWEFEEDAEEREPLEGVLVSELPFKPRIDGIEDLERITTDEYCPLTLEDEASCGETVKWP; this is translated from the coding sequence ATGTTAGGGATGCTGTTCCGTGGGGTGTTCCTCGTGGGTATACTCACGTGGTACAGCACCAGCGTGTGGAAAATGATCGACGGCTACTTCAGGGATCAGTTCCGCAGCTATTTGGAGGAGGAATATCGCAAGAATCCCCGGATGAAATCGGACGTGCAGGGCGCCTCAGTCGATAAGATCGGTCCCGTAGATGCAGCGATGCCGGAAGCGACCGTGGCTCCGCCGCGAGAGATCCCCGAAGTATGCGAGCCGAGCGCGCTTTCGGTCGAAGCTGTAGAAAACCGCACAGCGGTCACCAATTCCGAGGATGTGACAGGTGGCACTAGTGAAAACGATGCTGCGAGGGGATCCACCGATAAAAATGCATTCCTGGAAACCACCGCGGAATCGGAGCTGGAAAGTAGGAAACCGCCCGGTCAGGATCAAGAATCTCGAACCAGCATTAATCACGATAATTATGAAACCGAGCATAAAGATAGTGCCGAGGATGCACTATCGATATCCCTGGCAAATAAAGAGCTCCGGAAGAAGAGCACATCTGGTACGAGATCGACCACCCCTAGGGACATTTCACAAGAACCCGAGACGCCCAAGAAACGAAGAGTGAAGACGATCACGCTGACGGAGAGGGACTTCACCTCGGTGCAGGATAACGCGAACGACGATTTCTGGGAGTTCGAGGAGGATGCGGAGGAAAGAGAGCCGTTAGAAGGCGTTTTAGTTTCCGAGTTGCCATTCAAGCCGAGGATAGATGGTATAGAGGATTTAGAGAGAATCACCACGGATGAGTACTGTCCGTTGACCTTGGAAGACGAAGCTTCTTGCGGGGAAACGGTTAAGTGGCCTTGA
- the LOC116427776 gene encoding sialin isoform X2 encodes MAALVRLKRGSVQLRHAALEMKAAVRARHIVAALVAVGFALCGAVEVSSSVALLANQKDNHAIIDTSWHCDMLVNVSSRNRTEDFEVILLELPPEERTESIMREAFLWGQVAGPILGGCLVWGRSGPSMAFSRAVLSACLASLLVPAAWRGPFHVALRLFQGLCTGATMPAAHMLAMTWFKSNHRSWYFSCYAAVSVGYCLTGWLGTAVVRSFGRDSLCYGLVIIALCWYFAFGRFVKDTPKSYQHDTNAAVIPWGKLLRSVPVWASAVATMGNQWGDATLALGMTKYLKLIYGFSTANDSVLTTLPHIGHFMAALTCGLLVDHVRESKIVSTTTARKLVVYTAHFIPAALLFVAGYAGCQALGAAWLGIAALLVSGTAPAGALAAIADLAPVESPACAAAACALCSTLGAAGLLAANYFVTQALHGSIAGSWRLVFGVASVVLLSTAAVFLALGKGTPQPWIPSVARPRSHDAIYEQESSELDYEDAAVQTEPFSPFPAEDDVESVKNAPPTAQNSR; translated from the exons ATGGCAGCGCTTGTCCGTCTTAAACGTGGCAGCGTCCAGTTGAGACATGCGGCGCTTGAAATGAAAG CTGCTGTACGAGCGCGACACATCGTTGCTGCGCTTGTTGCAGTCGGATTCGCTCTTTGCGGCGCGGTGGAAGTAAGCTCTTCGGTTGCATTGCTCGCAAATCAAAAAGACAATCATGCTATCATCGACACATCGTGGCACTGCGACATGCTGGTCAATGTCAGCAGTCGGAATCGAACGGAAGACTTTGAAGTCATACTTTTGGag TTGCCACCAGAAGAACGCACGGAATCTATAATGAGAGAGGCATTTTTATGGGGCCAAGTTGCTGGCCCAATTCTAGGGGGATGCTTGGTTTGGGGAAGATCAGGACCGTCTATGGCGTTCTCTCGTGCCGTTCTTAGCGCCTGTTTAGCATCTTTGCTAGTGCCAGCTGCGTGGAGAGGTCCGTTTCATGTAGCGCTTCGTCTGTTTCAGGGATTATGTACA GGAGCAACAATGCCTGCTGCTCACATGCTCGCGATGACCTGGTTTAAGAGCAATCATAGAAGCTGGTACTTCAGTTGTTACGCTG CTGTTAGCGTTGGATACTGCCTAACAGGTTGGTTAGGAACAGCCGTTGTTCGAAGTTTCGGTCGAGACTCTCTTTGCTACGGTCTCGTTATCATTGCACTTTGTTGGTACTTCGCTTTCGGTCGATTCGTTAAGGACACTCCCAAGTCTTACCAGCACGatacaaat gcAGCTGTCATCCCATGGGGTAAGTTGCTGCGTTCAGTACCGGTTTGGGCGTCCGCAGTGGCAACTATGGGTAACCAATGGGGAGATGCAACTCTGGCTCTTGGTATGACGAAGTACTTGAAACTGATCTATGGGTTTTCTACAGCCAAT GATTCTGTTCTGACGACGTTACCCCATATTGGTCATTTCATGGCAGCTCTAACATGCGGTTTACTCGTGGATCACGTTCGCGAATCTAAAATAGTTTCCACGACCACTGCAAGAAAGTTGGTCGTTTACACTG ctCATTTCATCCCAGCAGCTTTACTTTTCGTCGCCGGTTATGCCGGTTGCCAAGCCTTAGGTGCAGCATGGCTGGGTATTGCCGCTCTCCTCGTTTCTGGGACTGCACCAGCAGGTGCACTGGCTGCAATAGCAGATCTGGCGCCTGTAGAGTCTCCTGCCTGTGCAGCAGCAGCGTGTGCATTATGCTCTACTCTAGGAGCAGCGGGATTGCTAGCTGCTAATTACTTTGTTACTCAGGCACTTCATGGCTCT ATCGCAGGCTCGTGGCGACTAGTTTTCGGCGTCGCTTCTGTCGTTTTGTTGTCGACCGCTGCAGTCTTCCTGGCTCTCGGGAAAGGCACCCCGCAGCCATGGATTCCTTCCGTCGCTCGGCCGCGAAGTCACGACGCGATTTATGAGCAGGAATCCTCCGAACTCGACTACGAGGATGCGGCCGTGCAAACGGAACCATTCAGTCCTTTCCCGGCGGAAGACGACGTCGAAAGTGTAAAGAATGCGCCACCGACCGCTCAAAACTCTCGTTAA
- the LOC116427776 gene encoding sialin isoform X1, with amino-acid sequence MADFVKRGSVQLVKHSSEQIKQAAKEVRAAVRARHIVAALVAVGFALCGAVEVSSSVALLANQKDNHAIIDTSWHCDMLVNVSSRNRTEDFEVILLELPPEERTESIMREAFLWGQVAGPILGGCLVWGRSGPSMAFSRAVLSACLASLLVPAAWRGPFHVALRLFQGLCTGATMPAAHMLAMTWFKSNHRSWYFSCYAAVSVGYCLTGWLGTAVVRSFGRDSLCYGLVIIALCWYFAFGRFVKDTPKSYQHDTNAAVIPWGKLLRSVPVWASAVATMGNQWGDATLALGMTKYLKLIYGFSTANDSVLTTLPHIGHFMAALTCGLLVDHVRESKIVSTTTARKLVVYTAHFIPAALLFVAGYAGCQALGAAWLGIAALLVSGTAPAGALAAIADLAPVESPACAAAACALCSTLGAAGLLAANYFVTQALHGSIAGSWRLVFGVASVVLLSTAAVFLALGKGTPQPWIPSVARPRSHDAIYEQESSELDYEDAAVQTEPFSPFPAEDDVESVKNAPPTAQNSR; translated from the exons ATGGCAGACTTCGTTAAGAGAGGTAGCGTGCAGCTAGTGAAACACAGCAGTGAACAAATAAAACAGGCTGCCAAAGAGGTCCGAG CTGCTGTACGAGCGCGACACATCGTTGCTGCGCTTGTTGCAGTCGGATTCGCTCTTTGCGGCGCGGTGGAAGTAAGCTCTTCGGTTGCATTGCTCGCAAATCAAAAAGACAATCATGCTATCATCGACACATCGTGGCACTGCGACATGCTGGTCAATGTCAGCAGTCGGAATCGAACGGAAGACTTTGAAGTCATACTTTTGGag TTGCCACCAGAAGAACGCACGGAATCTATAATGAGAGAGGCATTTTTATGGGGCCAAGTTGCTGGCCCAATTCTAGGGGGATGCTTGGTTTGGGGAAGATCAGGACCGTCTATGGCGTTCTCTCGTGCCGTTCTTAGCGCCTGTTTAGCATCTTTGCTAGTGCCAGCTGCGTGGAGAGGTCCGTTTCATGTAGCGCTTCGTCTGTTTCAGGGATTATGTACA GGAGCAACAATGCCTGCTGCTCACATGCTCGCGATGACCTGGTTTAAGAGCAATCATAGAAGCTGGTACTTCAGTTGTTACGCTG CTGTTAGCGTTGGATACTGCCTAACAGGTTGGTTAGGAACAGCCGTTGTTCGAAGTTTCGGTCGAGACTCTCTTTGCTACGGTCTCGTTATCATTGCACTTTGTTGGTACTTCGCTTTCGGTCGATTCGTTAAGGACACTCCCAAGTCTTACCAGCACGatacaaat gcAGCTGTCATCCCATGGGGTAAGTTGCTGCGTTCAGTACCGGTTTGGGCGTCCGCAGTGGCAACTATGGGTAACCAATGGGGAGATGCAACTCTGGCTCTTGGTATGACGAAGTACTTGAAACTGATCTATGGGTTTTCTACAGCCAAT GATTCTGTTCTGACGACGTTACCCCATATTGGTCATTTCATGGCAGCTCTAACATGCGGTTTACTCGTGGATCACGTTCGCGAATCTAAAATAGTTTCCACGACCACTGCAAGAAAGTTGGTCGTTTACACTG ctCATTTCATCCCAGCAGCTTTACTTTTCGTCGCCGGTTATGCCGGTTGCCAAGCCTTAGGTGCAGCATGGCTGGGTATTGCCGCTCTCCTCGTTTCTGGGACTGCACCAGCAGGTGCACTGGCTGCAATAGCAGATCTGGCGCCTGTAGAGTCTCCTGCCTGTGCAGCAGCAGCGTGTGCATTATGCTCTACTCTAGGAGCAGCGGGATTGCTAGCTGCTAATTACTTTGTTACTCAGGCACTTCATGGCTCT ATCGCAGGCTCGTGGCGACTAGTTTTCGGCGTCGCTTCTGTCGTTTTGTTGTCGACCGCTGCAGTCTTCCTGGCTCTCGGGAAAGGCACCCCGCAGCCATGGATTCCTTCCGTCGCTCGGCCGCGAAGTCACGACGCGATTTATGAGCAGGAATCCTCCGAACTCGACTACGAGGATGCGGCCGTGCAAACGGAACCATTCAGTCCTTTCCCGGCGGAAGACGACGTCGAAAGTGTAAAGAATGCGCCACCGACCGCTCAAAACTCTCGTTAA
- the LOC116427814 gene encoding uncharacterized protein LOC116427814, whose product MVSSYKMTTWLMAIFCLATAGCSNVTDQQTSETHHDQQVAILKQIRKVNEDGSYTYGYEAGDGSFKEHVSVVQSIPRANRTTTTKKPNIVYSSSTEPTTKSSVVQSIPRNRKITTTSTTTTSTTTTEQPKSIFGHYLKGTGKSRPRFVINGQQRPLVIEEEGLEDEDSQINRPSTEDKTSNYRRIIFAKRPIDQTLRPISDDFVEKDEETKVTTGNTLRRQLHDETTKSNPIVETSNDDHSDVYGGSLSTTRPLFTTTTPPRVLQRVSPNRIERPKVYVNRENLGPARFENVKYDNSRAYEAEAKATRDDPRIPGRVPESRDFIRQSTEPVFVRQQPDQYLRELPTGRILLPTQPNIEDDPAYRQIPVNRVLLRPLPGQQAIYSTTTDANIHYLTESPLPEQEEDPRVAVTPGYIRPRPFPRPMIYPEPDQRPRPVLRPVPQPVTSTMDEREYQSTPEYPYRGTTLALPPEPPNPIAPPLSRRDFQMLLRRLLVSQYGVQALSYPKTYLEDALYDQQPYPSYQPGYQAPAPRPDVAYDPQLALQYGDRVPIRRPVYSRALSPVYQPQQYEEYNDGRYPKRVYRQKFYTQEVADDGDEILPAPIREALLLRMLQLAINSERPAMMTTPMITTTTPASRYRKTGPIRSVQIITNEEDEKEEMKKKM is encoded by the exons ATGGTTTCCAGTTACAAG ATGACAACATGGCTAATGGCAATTTTCTGTCTGGCAACTGCTGGTTGCTCAAACGTCACGGATCAGCAAACATCTGAGACACATCACGATCAGCAGGTAGCGATCTTGAAACAGATCAGAAAAGTGAACGAAGACGGTTCTTACACGTACGGCTACGAGGCGGGCGATGGATCATTCAAG GAACACGTGTCTGTCGTCCAGAGCATACCCCGTGCGAATCGTACCACCACGACCAAGAAGCCAAACATCGTCTACTCGTCATCCACAGAGCCAACCACTAAATCATCAGTGGTTCAATCCATACCgcgtaacagaaaaataacaacCACCTCAACCACAACGACATCAACGACCACCACCGAGCAGCCAAAATCGATATTCGGTCATTACCTAAAAGGAACTGGTAAAAGTAGACCAAGATTCGTGATCAATGGCCAACAGAGGCCTTTAGTGATCGAAGAAGAAGGATTAGAAGACGAAGACTCCCAGATAAACCGTCCCAGCACAGAAGACAAGACCTCCAACTACAGAAGAATCATCTTTGCTAAGAGACCAATTGATCAAACTCTGCGACCAATTTCAGACGACTTCGTGGAGAAAGACGAAGAAACTAAAGTGACAACTGGGAATACCCTAAGAAGACAACTGCACGATGAAACCACGAAGTCTAATCCAATCGTTGAAACTAGCAACGATGATCATTCTGATGTCTACGGTGGTTCTCTATCAACAACACGTCCTCTGTTTACTACAACCACACCACCAAGAGTTCTCCAACGTGTCTCGCCTAATAGGATCGAAAGACCAAAGGTCTACGTGAATCGTGAAAACCTAGGACCAGCGAGATTCGAAAACGTCAAGTATGACAATTCCAGGGCATACGAGGCAGAAGCAAAAGCTACTAGAGACGATCCTCGCATTCCAGGACGAGTACCAGAATCCAGAGACTTCATTCGACAAAGCACCGAACCTGTTTTCGTCAGACAGCAACCTGATCAGTATCTACGTGAACTTCCAACGGGACGAATTTTACTGCCAACACAGCCAAACATTGAAGACGACCCAGCTTATAGACAAATTCCAGTCAACAGAGTCTTGCTGCGTCCTCTGCCAGGTCAACAAGCAATTTATTCAACCACTACCGAcgcaaatattcattaccttACGGAAAGTCCTTTGCCAGAGCAAGAAGAGGATCCTAGAGTAGCTGTGACACCAGGATACATACGACCTCGGCCGTTCCCGAGACCAATGATCTACCCAGAACCTGATCAGAGACCTAGACCAGTCCTGAGACCAGTTCCTCAGCCAGTGACATCAACAATGGACGAAAGAGAATATCAGTCAACGCCTGAATATCCTTACAGAGGCACCACTCTAGCTTTGCCTCCGGAGCCACCGAATCCTATCGCTCCTCCGCTGAGTCGTAGAGACTTTCAGATGCTACTGAGGAGGCTACTAGTTAGTCAGTATGGTGTCCAGGCTTTGTCTTACCCGAAGACGTACTTAGAGGATGCTTTGTACGATCAGCAACCCTATCCTTCTTATCAACCTGGCTACCAAGCACCAGCTCCTAGGCCAGACGTCGCTTATGATCCTCAACTGGCTCTCCAATATGGCGACCGGGTGCCTATCAGGCGTCCTGTTTATTCCAGAGCTTTGAGTCCTGTTTATCAACCACAGCAGTATGAAGAATACAACGATGGCAGGTACCCTAAGAGAGTTTATAGACAGAAGTTCTATACTCAAGAAGTTGCTGACGATGGAGACGAGATTTTGCCAGCGCCTATTAGGGAGGCTCTGTTGCTAAGAATGCTGCAGTTAGCTATTAATTCTGAACGACCTGCTATGATGACTACTCCGATGATCACTACGACAACACCGGCTTCTAGGTACAGGAAGACTGGACCGATCAGAAGTGTTCAGATTATTACCAACGAGGAGGACGAGAAGGAggaaatgaagaagaagatgTAA